A segment of the Brevibacterium zhoupengii genome:
TGGAGCAGGTCCTGGGCGACGCCATTGGTCACATCGACGATCTCTCCGACCTGCGTCTCACCGTCGAAGACTCGGAGTCCGATGAGGTCCTCAAGGTACCAGGCATCGTTCTCGACTTCGTCCTCCTCCTGGTCGCTGAGGATCAGGGTGTTGCGGATCTCCTCGGCCCGATTGCGATCGGGAACCTCGTCGAAGGTCAGCAGCAGCCGGTCTCGGTGCCACCTCGCGGTCCGCAGCGTCAGCTCACCGATGTCGGGATCAGTGGAGTAGGTCTGCCCGGGAACGAGTCGTTCATCGGGCCGGTCCGTGCGCACCTCGACGGTGAACTCACCTTTGATGCCGTGCGGTTTGCCCAACCGGGCGATCACCGTGTCCATGCTGCTCCTCGTGTTCGTGGAAGTGCTCAAGTTCGTGTTCGTGAAGACGTAGGTTCCCATGCAGACATGGGCACGTATTCACTTCAGTCACACAGTTTAGTCCGCTGCCGTGCCTGAGCCGCATCGTGTCTGCAACACCCAGGTGCCCGCGGAAAGTGGCCTCTCCGTGACTCCGCAGTTCGCAAAAGCCTGTAAGGGAGGCGCCTGCAGAGCGGTGAATACAGGAAAGGGGACACGGCGATGATTCGCCGTGTCCCCTTTCCTGATGAAGGTGTTACGCCTCGATGAGGTCCACTCGCACCGACTCGCGGCCGGCAAGAGAGTTGATCACGGTGCGCAGAGCCTTTGCGGTTCTCCCTGCGCGACCGATGACACGACCGAGGTCTTCGGGGTGAACCCGGACCTCAAGCGTGGTCCCGCGCTGTGACGAGCGGGATCGAACTGCAACATCGTCTGGATGATCGACGATGCCGCGGACCAGGTGTTCGAGCGAATCAGCCAACATGTCAGGCTTCAGCGCTCTCTTCGGAAGCAGCAGGTGCAGCTTCTTCAGCAGCCTTGTCCGAACCCTTAGGGGTGATAGCTTCCTTGATGACGGAGCCAGCGGTGGGAGCCACGTAGGCTTCCTTCTCCGGCTGCGGCTTCACAGTGTTGACTGCTTCGCCGACGCCGGTGTGCTTCTGCCAGTCACCGGTGAGCTTGAGCAGGTTGCGAACCTGATCGGTCGGCTGAGCGCCGACGGAGAGCCAGTGCTGTGCACGCTCCGAATCGATCTCAATGACCGAAGGGTTGCGTGTCGGGTGGTAGATGCCGATCTGTTCGATGGCCTTACCATCACGACGTGTACGCGAATCAGCGACAACGACGCGGTAGAACGGTGCACGGATCTTGCCCATGCGGGTCAAACGAATTTTGACTGCCACTTTAGTGGTGTCTCCTTTTGTCTTTAAGTTGCACAGAGGTCCCAGAAGAATCGTGGGGTTGATCTGCCGGAATCTGTGACCTGGACTATCACTCCGGGGCGGAAGAGAGGGCCCGCACCGGTAGCAAAAGTACAAGAGTCAATTGTGCCAGAAAGCCCTATTACTTTCCACCTGGGAACATTCCCCCGAAGCCCTTGGGCAGATTCTTCATATCGAACTCTTCGTCACCGTCGAGATCGACTCCCCCGAAGGCCGAGCCGACCGGGTCTTTCGTCTTGCCGGCCTTCTTGTCTTCAAGCGCCTGAGCCTGCTGTGCGCGCTTGGCGGGGTTGCCCGACTGACCGCCCTTGCGGCCCTTCTTCTTGCCCACGGCCTTCTTCTTGCGGTTGGCTCCGCCACCGGGCATCGAACCCATGCCGGGCATACCGCCCATACCCGGCATGCCGCCTCCGCCCGGCATACCGCCGCCACGGGTCATTCCGCGCATCATCTTCTGTGCCTGTGTGAACCGCTCCATGAGCTGGTTGACCGCGGTCACCGTGGTGCCGGCACCCTTGGCGATGCGCGCACGGCGTGATCCGTTGAGGATCTTCGGGTTGGTGCGCTCTGCCGGAGTCATCGACCGGACGATGGCCTCGACCCGGTCGACTTCGCGCTCGTCGAAGTTCTCAAGCTGATCTTTGTACTGGCTCATGCCGGGCATCATGCCCAGCATCTTCTTCATCGAGCCCATCTTCTTCAGGCCCGACATCTGAGTCAGGAAGTCATTGAGATCGAAGTCCTCACCGGCTTCGACCTTCTTCTGGAGCTTCGCCGTCTCCTTCTCATCGAAGTTCTTCTCGGCCTGCTCGATGAGGGTCATGATGTCGCCCATGTCGAGGATCCGGTCAGCCATCCGGTCGGGATGGAACTGTTCGAACTCCTTCATCGACTCACCAGTCGAGGCGAACATGATCGGCTTCCCGGTCACCTCGGCGACGGACAGCGCGGCACCGCCGCGTGAGTCACCATCGAGCTTCGAGAGCACGACACCGGTGAAGTCGACACCTTCGAGGAAGGCCTCGGCGGTCTTCACCGCATCCTGACCGATCATCGCGTCGATGACGAAGAGGACCTCATCCGGGTTGACCGCGGAACGGATGTCCGCGGCCTGCTGCATGAGCTCTTCGTCGATGCCGAGTCGACCGGCGGTGTCGACGATGACGACGTCGTGGAGCTTGGCCTTAGCGACCTCGAGTGAATCTGTGGCCACCTGCACCGGGTTGCCGACGCCGTTGCCGGGTTCGGGTGCGTAGACGAAGGCGCCCGCACGTTCGCCGACGATCTCGAGCTGGTTGACCGCGTTCGGACGCTGCAGGTCGGCTGCCACGAGCATCGGGCGGTGGCCTTCGGACTTCAGCCAATAGGCGAGCTTACCGGCCAAGGTGGTCTTACCCGCACCCTGCAGACCGGCGAGCATGATGACCGTGGGTGGTCGTTTCGCGTAGTTGAGGCGACGGGTCTCCCCGCCGAGGATGCCGACCAACTCATCGTTGACGACCTTGACGACCTGCTGGCCCGGGTTCAGAGCGCCCGAGACCTCTTCGGACAGGGCCCGCTCGCGGATGCGTCCGGTGAACGCACGGACGACGGGCAGGGCGACGTCGGCGTCCAGAAGGGCACGACGGATCTCGCGGATGGTGCCATCCACATCGGCTTCGGACAGCCGGCCCTTGCCGCGCAAGTTCTTGAACGTCGCGGTGAGCCTGTCGGAAAGAGAATTAAACACGTACAAGCCTTCTTCACGATAATTGGTCGACTCCCTAGCCTAACAACTCACCGGTGTCCGACTGAAACCGAGAAAGCTGGGAAAGCGCCCACAACCGGCACCCTGACAGGTCCGGTCGTGAGCGCTTCCACCGCTTCAGCGAAACGAGTAGGCCTGCTCCGCGTGCTCGAATGCGTCGATGCCTGCCAGTTCGTCGCGGGGATCGATGCGCAGTCCCATGGTCGCGCGCAGGACGAGCGCGATGACCAGCGTGACGGCTCCCGCGAAGAGGAGCGCGACCAGGGTTGCCACGATCTGTGCCCCGAGGAGTCCGAATCCCCCGCCGTGGAAGAGACCTGCCGGCGAGTCGGCGCTCGGGACCGCGAAGAGACCGATCATCACAGTGCCGATGACTCCGGCGACGAGGTGGACGCCGACGACATCGAGAGCATCGTCGTAGCGCAGACGGTTCTTCGCTTCGACCGCCAGCACTGCACCCGCACCTGCGGCGATTCCGATGATGATGGCCGCATAGGGTTCGACATTGGCGCAGGCCGGTGTGATGGCCACCAGACCGGCGATGGCACCGGAGACGCTGCCGATGCTGCTGGGACGGGTGGCGCGGATCCGTTCGATCGCGATCCAGGTGACCAGTCCTGCAGCGGGTGCGACCAGGGTGTTGATCCAGATCAGACCCGCCTGCTCGATCGTCGAGGCGGCTCCCCCGTTGAATCCGAACCACCCGAACCACAGCAGTGCGGCACCGAGGACGGTGATCGGGATGTTGTGCGGTTTGTGAGGTGTGGAGAACCGGGCCCGACGACCCATGACGACGACCAGCACGAGGGCGGAGACTCCCGCGTTGACGTGCACGACGGTACCGCCTGCGAAGTCGATCGCGGTCCCCACCGCGCTGCCGATCGCTCCGGACTCGCTGAGCAGTCCATCGCCCCAGACCATGAACGCCAGGGGGCAGTACACGAACGTGACCCACAGTCCGGCGAAGACCAGCCAGGTGGAGAACTTGGCGCGATCGGCCACGGCACCGGCGATCAGGGCGATCGCAATCATGGCGAAGGTGGATCCGTAGCCGATGGAGATCAGGGTCTCGGGTTGGCTGCTGACCGCCTCGGCGAGGCCGATCTGGGACAGCGGATTGCCGAAGATTCCCAGCACGGAGTCACCGGAGCTCAGCCCATATCCGAAGAGGACCCAGACGAGTCCGCCCACGGCCATGGCGGAGAAGACCATCATCATCATGTTGATGCTCGAGGTGATTCGCGTCATTCCGCCGTAGAAGAAGGCGACCCCGGGTGTCATGAGCAGGACCAGACCTGCCGCGATCATCATCCACACACTTGTTGCATCGAGTTCCATGTTGTCACTTCCACGTCATTGCCGGCTCCGGGTCGAGCCGAACAATGACAGTGTCTATGACACATGTCACCATAGTGAGTCAGTGATGTTTCCAGCATGTGACACGGGCGCTCTCACGCTGGAATATTGCTGAATTCTCCAGTGGAGACGATAGCCTCTCTGCGACGAGGCGAACTCAGTCGAGGAGCGCGTCGACGAATCCCTCAGCGGTGAATGGGGCCAGATCATCAGCGCCCTCACCGAGGCCGATGAGTTTGACAGGAACTCCGAGCTCGCGCTGGACTGCCACGACGATTCCGCCCTTGGCCGTGCCGTCGAGCTTAGTGAGCACGATGCCGGTGATGTTGACCGCCTCGGCGAAGACCTTCGCCTGCTGCATTCCGTTCTGACCGGTCGTGGCGTCGAGGACGAGAAGCACCTCGTCGATCTCGTGCCCCTCACCCAGGGGACGAGTCGCGACACGCTTGACCTTGCCGAGCTCGTCCATCAGGCCGATCTTGTTCTGCAGACGTCCGGCCGTGTCGATGAGGACGACGTCGGTGTTCTCCGATTTGCCTCGTTCGACGGCGGAGTAGGCCACGGAGGCGGGATCTGCACCCTCCTCACCGCGGACGGTCTCGACTCCGACGCGTCCGCCCCAGGTGGACAGCTGCTCGGCAGCGGCGGCGCGGAACGTATCGGCCGCCCCCAGGAGCACACTCTGGTCTTCGGCGACGAGCACGCGGGCGATCTTGCCCACGGTCGTGGTCTTGCCGGCCCCGTTGACGCCGACCACGAGCATCACTGCCGGGTCGTCACCGGTGCCCGAGACCGCAAGCTCACGGTCCATGGTGGGATCAACCAGTTTGATGAGCTCCTCGCGCAGCAGTCCTCTGACCTCTTCGGGTTCGCGGGTGCCGAGGACCTTGACGCGTTCACGCAGTCGGTCGACGAGCTCGGTGGTCGGATCGACTCCGACGTCGGCGAGGATGAGCGTGTCTTCTATCTCCTCCCACGTCGATTCGTCGAGCGTGTCTCGCGACAGCAGGCTGAGCAGTCCCCGCCCCAGACCGGAGTTGGACTTCGCCAGGCGTTCGCGGAGACGAACGAGTCGGTTCGCGGGTTCGGTGGGAACCTCGGAACCGCGAGTCGCCTCCTTCTCCTTGGCGACCGCCTCGGAGATGTCGTCGATCTTGAGTTCGCCGGTGACATCGGCGTCGATGCTGCGCCGGTCGCGCAGCCCCTTCCGCTTCGCGTTGACGCGCAGCGTGAAGCCCAGCCCGACAACGAGTATGAAGACGATGGCTGCGACGATGAGCAATACGATCGGCTGATCCATTGACGTACGTCCTCCTTTGAGTACCTTTGCGAGCCCCACGTTCTCACGCGGCGGCTGCCGGCCAAGGGTGCAGTCCCGGTTCCGTTGCGCGCATCAGCCCAAGGCCGTTGACACGTTCCGGTGGCCCGCACCCCAGCACCCCGCTGTCTCGGGGCGCGTGTGATGATGTCGTGTTGTCCGGTCAGGAACCTCGGCTGCCGAAGAGCAGACCGGCTGTGGTTCTCCACCCGGTGCCGGATTCCGGGATCTTCCAATGGCGGGTGCGCGGCCTCACCGTCAGCAGAGACGGCGCTGCGTGCCGGCGCGGCTGCGGCCTGAGCACGTAGGAGTGGTCTCGGATCGCGGTGACGGCAGCCTGTTCCCGAGTTGCCAGGTGGGAGGTGCCGTCATCATGTCCGAAGAATTCGTGGACCTCGTCGTCATACCCGGTCCATTGGCCCGGCAGACGAAACCGCTGCACATCTGAGGAGTACTTCAGGCGACCTTCGGCCCTCAGCCCCGGCAGTGCGACGAGGAGCACGACGATGAGGGCGAGCGCGAACGATACGGCGAGTCCGACGATGACGACGAGTACTGCATTCATGCTCGCGAGTCACCTCGTGATTCAGCCGGCTCGGCCATGGACGTCCCGCTCCTCAAGGTTTTCGACAATGTTTCCCTGTGCTCAAGTCTATCGTCCCAACACACGACATTTGTGCTCAGGGTCCGTGAGCCTGGTGGAGAATTTCCTGGGACTCCCCTGGACATCCCTGCCGAATCGGCGTCTCGCGAAAGGCCGCCGATCATGGGATCCGCTGCGAGATGACCTTCGACACACCGTCCCCGTGCATCGTCACCCCGTAGAGAGCGTCGGCGATCTCCATCGTTCGCTTCTGGTGGGTGATCACGATGAGCTGCGAGGAATCCTGCAGCTCCTCGAACACGGTCAGCAGGCGGGACAGGTTGAGGTCGTCAAGGGCCGCCTCGACCTCGTCCATGACGTAGAACGGGCTGGGTCTGGCCTTGAAGATCGCCACCAGCATAGCCACGGCGACCAGTGATCGCTCTCCGCCGGAGAGCAGCGACAGCCGCTTGACCTTCTTGCCTGCCGGCCGGGCGTGGACATCGACGCCGGTCGTGAGCATGTCATCGGGGTCGGTCAGGCTCAGGGAACCCTCACCGCCGGGGAACAGTCGGGAGAAGATGTCCTCGAACTCCCGCGCAGTGTCCGCATAGGCTTCGGCGAAGACCCGTTCGACGTGCCGGTCGACCTCGTCGACGAGCTTCATCAGGTCCTTCCTCGAAGTCTCGATATCGGTGATCTGCTTTTCGAGGAACTGGTGCCGTTCTTTGAGCGCCTCGTACTCCTCGAGCGCCAGCGGGTTGACTGTTCCGATGCGTTTGAGTGCGGCAGTCGCCTGCTTGTGTCTCTTCTCCACCTCGGCCCGCACATAGGGTCGTTCCTCTTCGTCCTCACCGAACGCGGGAACCGGAGTGTGGGGACCGTAGAGTTCGACCAGCCGCTCCAAGCTCAGACCAGTCTCCTCCCCTGCCCGGTTCTCGATCTCCTCGAGTTTGAGTCGAAATCGTTCCTTCGCGAGTTCGGCTTCGGCCGCGGCATCTTTGAGTCGCTGCAGCTCTGTGCGCGTGGTGCCCAATTCCTCGCCGAGGTGGCCCTTCTCCTCTCGCATCTGCCCGCGCTCTTCGACGAGCACCTGGATCTGGGATGCCAGTTCGGTCACCGTCGTCTCCGCGAGCCCCGTCGCGTTCTGCGCGGTCTCGACGATGAGCAGCGCAGAGGCGGCGGACCGCTTCTTGCGGGCGATCGTCCGCTGCGTCTGTTCGCGTGCGCTTTCTTCAGCCGCCGCCTGTCTCAGCAGGGAGTCGACTCTGTCGGAGAGGAATCGTGCTCGGTCAGTGGCTGCCTTGTGGCTGATGCGGGTCTCGATGACGTCTTCGGAGGATTGCGAGACCTGCCGGCTCAGCTCATCGCGGTCGGTGGTGTCGACGACTTCTTCGACGTCTCCTGCTCCGGCGAGGGCGGATTCGGCAGCGCGGGCATCACGTTCGGCAGTCTCCAATCGTGTCGCGAGCTCCACCTCGTTGTCCTTGGCCCGCTGCAGGCGGGTTTGGGCTGTGGTGATGTCGCTCGCTATTCGCGATACCTCCTCGCCTGCGGCCATGATCGCCGCGTCCGAGGAATGCAGCTTCTCAAGTGCCGCGGCGGCCACGGTCTTAGCCTCGGCGAGCTTCGCGGCGACCTGGTCGATGTCGGTCTCGACTCCGCTGTGAGTTGTCTGCAGTTCAGAGATGGAGGCATGGGTGTCTTCGAGCGCGGTCTGCGAGGCCAAGCGGGTCCCCGAGGCGGTGCGTGCCCGACTGACGCGTGTCGCGGTCACGATCTCCCCGTGGATGGTCACGGCGGTGAGTTCGGGATGGGCGTCGATGATGGACAGTGCGCTGCCGGCATCATCGACGCACACGACCGTCTCCAGTGCAGCGTTGAGGAGCTGAGTCAGTTCAGGGACGTCGCTGCTGACAACCTCGGTCAGCCACCGCACCGTCGATTTTCCCTCGGCTGAGCCGGTGAGCGTGGGCAGTGCCCGCGGCGTGGTCATGGTCTCGGCAGTCGGGTTCGCGCCCTTTCCGGCACTGGTCTTGCCCGCACCGGACTTGCCTGCCGCTCCCCCGCGTGACCCCGCACCGGCTGTCGAGCCGCTGGTCGCACCGGTGGGGATCGTGAGGTGGACGTTCGTGTCCTCGCCGAGGTGGTCGAGGACCGTCAGCGCCACCTGCCCGGAGTCGACGAGCACACCGGAGACCGTGTTCGACAGGGCAGCGGCCACGGCCATCTCGAATCCGGTGGCCACGCTCAGTCGTTCTGTCACCGCCGAGCCGACACCCGGCAGATCGGCGTTGAGGATGTCTTCGAGGTCAGCTTCCAAGGCTGTGCCGAGTGACAGTGCTTCGGCCCTGGCCTGCGCCGAGGCCAACTCCGAGGCCGTCTTCGCCTTCTTCGCGCGCAGGGCCTCGAGCTCGGTCTCCAACACAGTCGCAGCCTCATTGGCAGATTCGTATTCCGTGTCGAGTTCGGACTCCCCGGCTTCGACTCCTTCGACGGCGGCCTCGGCTGTGGCCAGTTCATCGCGGCGCTCGGCGATGCGGGCCGTCGCGGTGTCGATCTCCGTCCGGTTGGCTTCGATTCGTGCAGTGAGGTCGCTGATGCGCTCACGTGCTTGGGAGCTCTTCGACTGCAGGGCCGACCGGTTCTTGATCGCCTCGGTGATGGCCAGCTGTGCCGCCTTGACCTCGTCATCGGCCTTCTTCAGCGCCAGGGCGAGCTCTTCCTTGCGCATCTGACTGCGATCCAGAGCCGCCGCGGATTCCTCCACCGCTGTCTCCGCGGCACCGAGCTCTTCCCGATGATGCTCTGCCTGAGTCCTCAGCTCTTCCGGCGATTTCGATTCCCGCCTCCCCAGGCTGGCCACTTCGGAGAGCAGGTGTGCACGTTTGTCCTCGGCGCGCTGGGCGATCCCTTTGGCCCGCACGATCTGGGTCTGGGTACGTGATTCTGCGGTGCGCAGGTCCTCGAGTTCGGCGTCGAGTGTCCCCAGTCGTGATTCGATCTCCTGCAGCCGCTCTTCGGTGCGGGAGCGGCGATGTTCGAGGTCGCTGATGCGATCGCCGCCGCCCTCGCCGCCAGCGCTGGCCGTCGAGGCCAGGGAGGCCTGCAGGCGCACGGTGTCATCGGCGAGCAGCCGTGCGGTGGAGTCGCGCAGTGTGGCTTGGACCGTGGCGGCCTTCTGCGCGGCCTCTGCCTGCCGGCCCAATGGCCCCAGCTGCCTATTGAGTTCGGAGCGCAGGTCCGAGAGTCGATCGAGGTTCGTCTGCAGACCCGTGAGTTTGCGCACGGCCTTGTCCTTGCGCCGCCGGTGCTTGAGGACGCCGGCGGCTTCTTCGATGAAACTGCGACGCTCGATCGGGTCCGCGTGGAGAATCGCATCGAGACGCCCCTGGCCGACGATGACGTGCATCTCCTTGCCCAGGCCCGAGTCGTTGAGCAGCTCCTGGATGTCAAGGAGTCGTGCCGGGGTCCCGTTGACGGCGTATTCGCTTCCCCCGGTGCGGAAGAGGGTGCGTGAGATCGTGACCTCGGTGTAGTCGACGGGGATGGCTCCGTCGGTGTTGTCGATGGTCAGGGTCACCTCGGCGCGGCCCAATGCCTGGCGCTTGGAGGTGCCGGCGAAGATGACGTCGTCCATCTTGCCGCCGCGCAGATTCTTCGCTCCCTGCTCGCCCATCACCCAGGACAGGGCGTCGACGACATTGGACTTGCCGGATCCGTTGGGGCCGACAACACAGGTGATGCCCGGCTCGAATCGGAGAGTCGTCGCCGAGGCAAAGGACTTGAATCCTCGCAGGGTCAGGCTTTTGAGATGCATTGTCCACCCAGCATATCCCGAAGGAGTTCCAACAATTCTCGAATCTTTTGATAGAGTATTTCCTCGTGCGCCGAAATCGGTGCCTTTCCTCCGTAGCTCAGTTGGCAGAGCATTCGACTGTTAATCGAAGGGTCGCTGGTTCGAGCCCAGCCGGGGGAGCTGATCGAGGCCCCGTCGTTCGCGACGGGGCCTTGACCATGTCCGGGCAGAATCGTCATGTCTCTACCCGCCTCGCATCTCATCTGAGAAGATCATTGGTGTGAACCGACAGGAAACTGAAAAATCGGACTAGTTTGGACTCAGCGCCCCAATCGGCCCGATGACAATCAACGCCGTCCATGAACAGGAAGGAGCGCCGACCGGGACCGGCCGCGGACCTACTGCGGCCACGCTGATCGGCAAGCATCCCTATGAGCAGTGAAACGACTAAGACTCAGGAGCTGATACGGCACCTGAAGAATCCGACCACGAAACAGAAGCCGCTCATCCGCAAGGGCGTCGACAAAGTGGTCTTCTTCACGGCAGGCGTCCTCGCAGTCGGCTTCGTCGTCTGGGGCTTCCTCTCCCCGGACAGCCTCGGGGCTGTGGCAGGAACTCTGCTGACCGGCGTGATGGACAACTTCGGCTGGCTCTTCGTCATCGCCGCCACGGTCTTCACGATCTTCGTCATCATCGTCGCCCTGTCCAAATTCGGGCGGATTCCGCTGGGCCGAGACGATGAGAAGCCGCAGTTCAAGACATCATCGTGGATCTCGATGATGTTCGCGACCGGCATGGGCATCGGTCTGGTGTTCTCCGCCGTCGGTGAGCCCCTGTTCTTCTACATGTCTCCCCCGCCCAACACGGTCGATGGTTCCACTGCCGAAGCCATGGGCACCTCGATGGGCACCACGCTCTTCCACTGGACCCTCTACCCCTGGGCGATGTACGCGATCGTCGGCCTCGGCGTCGCCTACGGCTCCTTCCGTCTGGGACGTTCCCAGCTGTTCTCGTCGATGTTCACCCCGCTGTTCGGTGAACGTGCGGTCAACGGCGCCGGCGGCAAGGTCATCAACATCCTCGCGATCCTCGCCACACTCTTCGGCTCGGCCTGCTCGCTGGGCCTCGGTGCGATCCAAATCGGCGGCGGCATCGAGTCGGCGGGCATCATGTCCGATGTCTCCTCGCCGATCCTCGTCATCATCATTGCGATCCTCACCGCAGCCTTCGTCGCTTCGGCCGTGTCCGGTGTCGAGAAGGGCATTCAGTGGCTGTCGAACATCAACATGGTCCTGGCGATCATCGTTGCGCTCATCGTGTTCATCGGCGGACCGACGCTGTTCATCCTCAATGTCATTCCCTCCTCGCTCGGTTCGTTCATCGAGGACCTGCCGCAGATGGCGTCGCGGACTGCGGCCAACGGCCAGGACGTCAACACCTGGCTGTCTTCGTGGACCGTCTTCTACTGGGCCTGGTGGGTCTCATGGTCGCCCTTCGTCGGCCTCTTCATCGCCCGCATCTCCCGCGGTCGCACCGTGCGTCAGTTCGTCCTCGGCGTCCTCATCGTTCCTTCGGTTGTCTCGACCATCTGGTTCGCGATCTTCGGCGGCGGTGCCATCGGCATCCAGGAACGTGCTGAGCGCGGCGAAGGCACGGTCAAGGCCTTGGCGAAGATCGTCGACGGGGAACCGGACATCAACATGGACACGATCCTGTTCGATCTCCTTGGTGCCCTGCCGCTGCCCAACGCCATCGCCATCATCTTGATGGTCGTCACGGTCATCCTCATTGCGATCTTCTTCGTCACGGGCGCCGACTCCGCGTCGATCGTCATGGGCACGCTGTCGGCCAACGGTCGAGAAGAGCCCGGCAAGGGCCTCGTCCTGTTCTGGGGTGTGGCTACCGGTGCAGTGGCAGCGGTGATGCTCCTGGCCGGAGGTTCCGACCCGGCAGAGGCGCTCGAGGGTCTGAAGAACATCACCATTGTGGCGGCATTGCCGTTCGTCATCGTCATGCTGCTGTTGTGTGTGGCCGTCTGGAAGGACCTCTCGCGAGATCCGCTGATTATTCAGGGTCAGCTGGCCAATCACGTCCTCGAGCAGTCGGTCGCCACAGCCGTCAACGAGTACGACGGTGAGGTCTTCGGACTCGAGACGTCCGAGCTGCCTGTCGAGGAGATCGAAGACGACAAGGAAGACGCCGAGGCTGATGCCTCAGCGAATTCTGCCAGCGACGATGTCGATCACGAGAACGGCGACACCGTCAAGTAATCCGATGTCGCGGTGCTGATCACGCGACATCAGGGAATACCAGAGGCGGCTGGTGAGACTCGGTGAGAGTCTCACCAGCCGCCTCTCGTCTGCGTCAGCAGCTACTGGATCCGGATCACCATGGCACGACACCATCGTCATCGAAGAAGCCGCCACGAGGTCCGTCGTCAGGGAGAGTCGCGAGCCTGATCGCGACAGCGGCCCCCTGCTCTGCAGTGCGATCCGAGGCGTGGCCGGTGAAGTCGGTCGCGACGTAGCCAGGACAGTAGGCGTTGATGATGACATCGGTGTCGGCGAGTCTGCGACTGTACTGGGCGGTGATGCTGTTGAGCATGCTCTTCGACGGCGCATAGGCGGCCAGTTGAGGGCCGGTCTGCAAAGCCAGGGATCCCATATTGCTTGAGGCGTTGACGATCCGGGGCGACGGTGACAGACGCAGGAGCGGGAGCATGGCGTTGGTCACCCGCACCACCCCGAAGACGTTTGTGTCCAGGACGGAACGCAGGACGTCGAGATCGAGGGTGGTCGGGTCCTGCTCACCATTCAGATAGCTTCCGCCTATGCCGGCGTTGTTGACAAGGACGTCGAGGCGGCCGACCTTCTTCGAGATGGTTTCGGCCGC
Coding sequences within it:
- a CDS encoding AAA family ATPase codes for the protein MHLKSLTLRGFKSFASATTLRFEPGITCVVGPNGSGKSNVVDALSWVMGEQGAKNLRGGKMDDVIFAGTSKRQALGRAEVTLTIDNTDGAIPVDYTEVTISRTLFRTGGSEYAVNGTPARLLDIQELLNDSGLGKEMHVIVGQGRLDAILHADPIERRSFIEEAAGVLKHRRRKDKAVRKLTGLQTNLDRLSDLRSELNRQLGPLGRQAEAAQKAATVQATLRDSTARLLADDTVRLQASLASTASAGGEGGGDRISDLEHRRSRTEERLQEIESRLGTLDAELEDLRTAESRTQTQIVRAKGIAQRAEDKRAHLLSEVASLGRRESKSPEELRTQAEHHREELGAAETAVEESAAALDRSQMRKEELALALKKADDEVKAAQLAITEAIKNRSALQSKSSQARERISDLTARIEANRTEIDTATARIAERRDELATAEAAVEGVEAGESELDTEYESANEAATVLETELEALRAKKAKTASELASAQARAEALSLGTALEADLEDILNADLPGVGSAVTERLSVATGFEMAVAAALSNTVSGVLVDSGQVALTVLDHLGEDTNVHLTIPTGATSGSTAGAGSRGGAAGKSGAGKTSAGKGANPTAETMTTPRALPTLTGSAEGKSTVRWLTEVVSSDVPELTQLLNAALETVVCVDDAGSALSIIDAHPELTAVTIHGEIVTATRVSRARTASGTRLASQTALEDTHASISELQTTHSGVETDIDQVAAKLAEAKTVAAAALEKLHSSDAAIMAAGEEVSRIASDITTAQTRLQRAKDNEVELATRLETAERDARAAESALAGAGDVEEVVDTTDRDELSRQVSQSSEDVIETRISHKAATDRARFLSDRVDSLLRQAAAEESAREQTQRTIARKKRSAASALLIVETAQNATGLAETTVTELASQIQVLVEERGQMREEKGHLGEELGTTRTELQRLKDAAAEAELAKERFRLKLEEIENRAGEETGLSLERLVELYGPHTPVPAFGEDEEERPYVRAEVEKRHKQATAALKRIGTVNPLALEEYEALKERHQFLEKQITDIETSRKDLMKLVDEVDRHVERVFAEAYADTAREFEDIFSRLFPGGEGSLSLTDPDDMLTTGVDVHARPAGKKVKRLSLLSGGERSLVAVAMLVAIFKARPSPFYVMDEVEAALDDLNLSRLLTVFEELQDSSQLIVITHQKRTMEIADALYGVTMHGDGVSKVISQRIP
- a CDS encoding BCCT family transporter is translated as MSSETTKTQELIRHLKNPTTKQKPLIRKGVDKVVFFTAGVLAVGFVVWGFLSPDSLGAVAGTLLTGVMDNFGWLFVIAATVFTIFVIIVALSKFGRIPLGRDDEKPQFKTSSWISMMFATGMGIGLVFSAVGEPLFFYMSPPPNTVDGSTAEAMGTSMGTTLFHWTLYPWAMYAIVGLGVAYGSFRLGRSQLFSSMFTPLFGERAVNGAGGKVINILAILATLFGSACSLGLGAIQIGGGIESAGIMSDVSSPILVIIIAILTAAFVASAVSGVEKGIQWLSNINMVLAIIVALIVFIGGPTLFILNVIPSSLGSFIEDLPQMASRTAANGQDVNTWLSSWTVFYWAWWVSWSPFVGLFIARISRGRTVRQFVLGVLIVPSVVSTIWFAIFGGGAIGIQERAERGEGTVKALAKIVDGEPDINMDTILFDLLGALPLPNAIAIILMVVTVILIAIFFVTGADSASIVMGTLSANGREEPGKGLVLFWGVATGAVAAVMLLAGGSDPAEALEGLKNITIVAALPFVIVMLLLCVAVWKDLSRDPLIIQGQLANHVLEQSVATAVNEYDGEVFGLETSELPVEEIEDDKEDAEADASANSASDDVDHENGDTVK
- a CDS encoding SDR family oxidoreductase, with translation MNSGSKKKTALVTGANKGIGFAIAEGLGKLGFTVAVGARDDTRRADAVNRLRSSGVDAFGVALDVTSDHSANQAAETISKKVGRLDVLVNNAGIGGSYLNGEQDPTTLDLDVLRSVLDTNVFGVVRVTNAMLPLLRLSPSPRIVNASSNMGSLALQTGPQLAAYAPSKSMLNSITAQYSRRLADTDVIINAYCPGYVATDFTGHASDRTAEQGAAVAIRLATLPDDGPRGGFFDDDGVVPW